In a genomic window of Flavobacteriales bacterium:
- a CDS encoding CotH kinase family protein, with product MRILIATLAFLSVSHASAQITPLINELCASNHGCYVDADGHSPDWIELFNTGTKPIDLLGWRIAINGKQHVIDAPLRIPAKGQLLLLCDAKPDRGPEHLGFTLEKQGGAVLLIAPDGLSIADLFTYPALRANTSIGRMPDGHKAWSLFAQPTPGEANRPVGFARSFSREPQLELDAQGRLIATAEGEVRYTIDGSDPHDSVAAQYSEPVDIAPGSVVRAIAVQKELLIGEEAVLLVPANGHAGDGFTLALDPQDLWSDSTGIYNPGAAQNHTRRGLAWERSAIFRIDSVAEPVGARLFGSGSRSLGKRSFKLHARDRYDSPEGGFAFSDGTRVHEGVLRADASPNAFLRNAVMEQLVQRFNLHLLVQPSVAKPLYLNGDYWGLYRWMPAKDAEWLKQRSGSEALDVLEGPAATERSGKDDHFLRSHELLVQGASVDSIEAMIDTRSLIDLACIDLWTGRADHELNVRCYRPRERDGRWRWVLFDMDLWAPPNENSVQRMTLAVLPETPFVPQLLAHTDLQQRLLARITALQATAFALVPAIADSLYRAHAAELAADFKRWDLQLDMPTPEASLAEMKGFAAQRPVHLFAHLAKHTGRRLREAVVEAPRADQGELLIEGLQLSPGKHTMRCFDGVPVRIELRVAAGHEFAGWKGADLAPASGTIDLWKTKSLRPVLRSVVP from the coding sequence GTGAGGATCCTGATCGCAACACTGGCCTTTCTGAGCGTCTCTCATGCCAGTGCGCAAATCACTCCGCTCATCAACGAGCTCTGCGCCAGCAACCACGGCTGCTACGTTGATGCCGATGGGCACAGCCCCGATTGGATCGAGCTCTTCAACACCGGCACGAAGCCGATCGACCTCCTGGGTTGGCGCATCGCGATCAACGGCAAGCAGCACGTGATCGATGCGCCGCTGCGCATTCCGGCCAAGGGCCAACTGCTTTTGCTGTGCGACGCGAAACCCGACCGCGGTCCGGAACATCTCGGCTTCACCTTGGAGAAGCAAGGAGGCGCGGTGCTGTTGATCGCACCCGATGGATTGAGCATCGCCGACCTCTTCACCTATCCCGCGTTGCGCGCCAACACCAGCATCGGCCGCATGCCCGATGGCCACAAGGCCTGGAGCCTCTTCGCGCAACCCACGCCGGGTGAAGCGAACCGGCCGGTGGGCTTCGCACGCAGCTTCAGCCGTGAGCCGCAACTCGAGCTCGATGCGCAAGGCCGCTTGATCGCAACTGCGGAAGGCGAAGTCCGCTACACCATTGATGGCAGCGATCCGCACGATAGTGTCGCGGCCCAGTACTCTGAGCCCGTTGACATTGCACCCGGCAGCGTTGTGCGCGCCATCGCTGTACAAAAGGAGCTCTTGATTGGCGAGGAAGCAGTGCTCCTTGTTCCTGCGAACGGACACGCTGGCGATGGCTTCACACTCGCGCTCGACCCGCAAGACCTCTGGAGTGACAGCACCGGCATCTATAACCCCGGCGCGGCGCAGAATCACACGCGGCGTGGGTTGGCTTGGGAGCGCAGCGCCATTTTCCGCATCGACAGCGTTGCGGAGCCTGTTGGCGCGCGACTCTTCGGAAGCGGCTCGCGCAGCCTGGGCAAGCGCTCCTTTAAGCTGCACGCGCGTGATCGCTACGACAGTCCGGAGGGCGGCTTCGCATTCAGCGATGGCACGCGCGTGCATGAGGGCGTCCTCCGCGCCGATGCCTCTCCGAACGCATTCCTGCGCAACGCAGTGATGGAGCAGCTCGTGCAGCGCTTCAACCTGCACCTGCTCGTGCAGCCCTCCGTAGCGAAGCCACTCTATCTCAACGGCGACTACTGGGGCCTCTACCGCTGGATGCCCGCAAAGGATGCCGAATGGCTGAAACAGCGCAGCGGCTCGGAGGCGCTTGATGTGCTGGAAGGACCAGCCGCCACCGAGCGCAGCGGCAAGGACGACCACTTCCTCCGGTCGCATGAACTGCTTGTGCAAGGAGCATCCGTCGACAGCATCGAGGCCATGATCGACACGCGCAGCCTCATCGACCTCGCGTGCATCGACCTGTGGACAGGCCGCGCCGATCATGAGCTGAACGTGCGTTGCTATCGGCCACGTGAGCGCGATGGCCGCTGGCGCTGGGTGCTCTTCGACATGGACCTGTGGGCGCCGCCGAACGAGAACAGCGTACAGCGCATGACGCTGGCCGTGCTGCCCGAAACGCCCTTCGTGCCGCAACTTCTCGCGCACACGGACTTGCAGCAGCGTCTGCTGGCGCGCATCACCGCGCTGCAGGCGACCGCGTTCGCACTGGTCCCCGCCATAGCCGACAGCCTCTACCGCGCGCATGCCGCCGAACTCGCCGCCGACTTCAAGCGCTGGGACCTGCAGCTCGACATGCCCACGCCGGAAGCATCACTCGCCGAGATGAAAGGCTTCGCGGCGCAACGGCCTGTGCATCTATTCGCACACCTGGCCAAGCATACGGGGCGGCGCTTGCGCGAAGCAGTCGTAGAGGCACCTCGCGCGGATCAAGGCGAACTGCTGATCGAAGGTTTGCAGCTCTCACCGGGGAAACACACCATGCGCTGCTTCGATGGCGTACCTGTGCGCATCGAGCTGCGCGTTGCAGCCGGGCACGAGTTCGCAGGCTGGAAGGGCGCCGACCTTGCCCCAGCTTCTGGTACGATCGACCTGTGGAAGACGAAGAGCCTGAGGCCGGTGCTCAGGAGCGTGGTGCCTTGA
- a CDS encoding type II toxin-antitoxin system RelE/ParE family toxin, protein MVETVRWSPTAEASFHQVVAYLRATWSERDAQNFVRKTDSTIRMLRIFPGMSRKGRKGTREALVTKHNLMCFRIKGTELQIVGFWDTRQHPGKRRISEV, encoded by the coding sequence ATGGTTGAAACCGTCCGCTGGTCGCCAACGGCAGAAGCGAGTTTCCACCAAGTAGTCGCTTACCTGCGGGCGACCTGGTCGGAGCGCGATGCGCAGAACTTCGTGCGCAAGACCGACTCGACCATTCGCATGTTGCGCATTTTCCCCGGAATGTCTCGCAAAGGAAGAAAGGGGACACGGGAAGCGCTGGTCACGAAGCACAACCTGATGTGCTTCCGGATCAAAGGCACGGAGCTTCAGATCGTGGGATTCTGGGATACACGTCAGCATCCCGGCAAACGCCGGATTTCGGAGGTTTGA